Genomic segment of Borreliella spielmanii:
ATATGGATCTAATAACTATAAAAGGTACATTAAACATATGAGAAACATGCCCTATTGCTGCACCTTCCATCTCAACAGCTATTACATCTTTAAAGTTTGCTATAATTTTGTTAATATAAGTTGGGTTAATAAACTGATCTCCTGATAATATTAACCCTGAATATGCATTAACACCTACAATATTTGATTTAACAGCTTCTGTAGCTTTATTAACCAAATTTTTATTGGCACTAAATTTTTGAGGCAATCCCATAAGCTGTCCTACTTTGTGTCCAAATTTAGTCAAATCAACATCATGATATGCAACATCTGAGGACACTACCACATCCCCCACTTTAATATCTTTGTATTTATCAGTAACAACACCTCCAGCAACCCCAGAATTAATTACATGACTTATATTATATTTTGACAAAATATAGCTAGTCCAAACACCTGCATTAACCTTTCCAACCCCACAAACAATAGCAATAACATTACGATTAGACAACTTCCCCTTTAAAATCTTTTTATTAAGACCATACTCTTTAAGTACTATTTCTTCCTTGTTAGACATAAGATTATTTATCTGCTCAAGCTCAGAGTCCATAGCAGTTACTATTAAAACATTGATATTTCTAGAAAAAGCAATATAACTATTTGAAAAAACTAATAAAAAAAGAAAAAATTTTATTAAAAAATTGTTCATAAACTCATACTCCTTATAGTACAAAAATATTTATAACATTATTTTATAAAAAAAACCAAAACTGAGTTAATTTTGAAATAATTTTTATAAAAGGTATTGAAAAAAATTATCCTATCCGTATTACAATATTAATAGCTTAAAAAAGGGGAACCTGAATGAAAAAAATGAATCTAGTTACAGCTGCTCTACCCTATGTTAATAACATTCCTCATCTTGGAAATTTAGTGCAAGTATTATCAGCCGATGCTTTTGCAAGATATTCAAAAATGTCGGGAATTGAAACTCTTTATGTCTGTGGAACAGACGAATATGGAACAGCTACAGAAACTAAAGCCTTAATTGAGAAGACCGCCCCTTTAGAACTTTGCAACAAATATTATGAAATACATAAATCAATTTACAAATGGTTCAATATTGAATTTGATATCTTTGGTCGCACAACTAATAAGCACCATCAAGAAATTGTACAAAATTTTTTCCTAAAATTAGAAAAAAATGGTTATATAAAAGAGCGAGAAACTGAACAATTTTTTTGCAACAAAGATTCAATATTCTTAGCTGATAGATATGTAATAGGAGAATGCCCAAAGTGCCAAAGCACGGCTAAAGGGGATCAGTGCGAAAACTGTTCTAAGCTTTTAAATCCAATAGACCTAATAAATCCAAAATGCATAATTTGTAAAAACAAACCTATTTTAAAAAAAACCAATCATCTTTATATAGATCTTCCCAAAATAAAAACAAAACTAGAAAAATGGATAAAAAATTCAACTACCAACAAAAATTGGAATACCAATGCACTTAAAATGACTAATGCTTTTTTAAGAGATGGTCTTAAAGAAAGAGCAATTACAAGAGACCTAAAATGGGGAATTCCTGTTCCTAAAAAAGGCTATGAAAATAAAGTATTTTATGTCTGGTTTGATGCCCCAATAGGATATATTTCAATTACCAAAAACATTGTAAAAAATTGGGAATCTTGGTGGAAAAACAATGAACAAGTAAATCTTGTCCAATTTATTGGAAAAGACAATATATTGTTTCACACAATTATATTCCCTTGCATAGAAATTGGAAGTAAAGAAAATTGGACAATATTAAATCAACTCTCATCAAGCGAGTACTTAAATTACGAAAATCTTAAATTTTCAAAATCAGAAGGAACAGGGATTTTTGGAAACGATGCTATTAGCACAGGAATCCCTTCTGATGTTTGGCGATTTTATATCTATTACAACAGACCTGAAAAATCTGATTTTCAATTTATGTGGCAAGATCTTATGGAAAGAGTAAATACAGAGCTTATTGATAATTTTTCAAATCTTGTCAACAGAGTATTAACATTTCAAAAAAAATTCTTTGGAGATATATTAGAAACAATAGAAATTCAACATAAATTTTGGAAACAAATAACACCAAAATACAATAAAATACTAAATCTTTTTAAAAAGACAGAACTAAAATCTGCACTCAAAGAAATCCTTCAAATTTCATCTTTTGGAAACAAAATATTTCAAGACAACGAGCCTTGGAAAAAAAAAGACAGTGCTCCACAAGAAACAAAAGAGCTAATCTTAAATTTAATATACCTAATCAGGGACTTGTCTATTTTAATGATGCCATTCATTCCTGAAACAAGCAAAAAGATACAAAAATTCTTTGGTAATAGCTATCAATTTTCTACCAAAATTCTTGGAACTAAATCGGGAATTAAAAAAATTGAATTCGTAGAAATATTATTTAATAAACTAGAGCAAAAAAAAATCAATGATTTAAGGCTAAAATATTCAGGAGAAAAAAACATGAACGAAAAAGAACAACCAGAAAACTTATTTAGAGAAAAAGTACTCTTAAAGGTTGTAAAAATAAATAAAATAGAAAGAAATTCCGAGGCTAAAAACTTATTCATATTAAAACTAGATGCCGGAACTAATAGAGAGAAACAAATAGTAAGTAGTCTTGAGGGGCATTATACAGAAGAAGAGCTTTTAGGCAAACATATAATAATAGTAGATAATTTAAAGCCTGCAAAGTTTAGGGGAATAAAATCCGAAGGAATGCTAATAGCTGCTGAAGACAAAAATAAAAATTTTAAAGTTATAATCGTAGAAGATTCAATTGAAAATCCTACTGCTGGGGAGAGAATAATACTTGAAAACGACAAAAATAAAGATCCTATCTGCCCGCCTAAAATTGACATAAATAAATTTTCAAAAGCTAACATAGTAACAGAAAACGGAGAGCTTAAAATAAACGGAATAAACTTAATATTAGAACATTCTAAGAACAAAATATTATCTAAAGATATACCGAACGGAATAGTTTGTTAAGAGCTTTTAATGATTATTAAAAAAATAGAAATAAAAGAAATAGAAGAAAATTATCTTCAAAGCGAACTGTGGGCATTAATAAAAACAACAAAAAACAGTAATTGGAAAGCCTTAGCATTTAAAAGTGATGTTCTTGGAAAAATTGTTGTAATGCAAAGAAGACTGTTTAAAAATTTTTACTTAGCATACATTCCCCATCCAGAATTTTCAAACAAAACTCTTGAAAACATTAATATTGATAAAATTAGCAAAAATATTAAAGAATTTAGCATAAAAATAAAACCTTACTTACATAAAAATACAATTTTTTTAAGATTTGATTTAATGTATTATTATCAAAGAACACTAAATGACACATACTCTCCACTAAAAATTAAAATCAAATATCTAAAAAAATCATTTGACGACATACAGCCTTCAAATACAACAATATTAAACTTAAATAATTCTCTTGAGAATATTTTGCTTAACATGAAAAAAAAAACAAGATATAACATAAAGCTCAGCACAAAAAAAAATCTGAATATAATAATAGATGATAAATTTGAACATTTAAATACATTTTACAAACTCTATAAAGAAACTAGCAAAAGAGATAAATTTGCTATTCACTCAGAAGAATATATACAAAACCTCATTAAAATATTCAAACAAGACAAAAATGCTCAAATAAAATTGATAATTGCATTTTACAATAAAATAATTATCTCCGGAATAATAGTAGGAATTTACAAAGAAAAAGCGGTTTATCTTTATGGGGCTTCTAGTACAGAATATAGAAATTTAATGCCCAATTATGCAGTACAATTTAAAGCAATACAAATTTTAAAAAAATTAGAAATAAAAGAATACGATTTATTAGGAATCCCCCCAATTGCAAATAAAAATCATCCCTTATTTGGTCTTTTTGGATTTAAAACAGGATTTGGGGGAAATATTATTCACAGAGTTGGCTGTTATGATTTTACTTACAAAAATTTTATTTATAAGATTTATGCAAATCTTGAAAAACTTAGATACTTTTATTATAAAGTAATAAGAAAAAAAATTTAAGCAAGCATATTAACTAATTTTTTGAATTGCAAGCCCCTATCAAACTCATTATTAAAAAGCTCAAAAGAAGCACTAGCAGGAGAAAATAACACAATGTCACCCGGACTTGAAATTTTAAAAGCATAATTTACTGCATCTTTTAAAGAATCAAATACAAAATATTGTATGCTACTTTTTTTCAAAATATTAATAATTTTTACAGTTGCACTTCCTTTTATCAATATCCAAGCTTTTACAAGATTTATAATCTTGCTAAAACTTGAAAAATCAAGATTTTTATCAGTTCCCCCAACAATTAAGTTAATACAACCAACATTTGTCTTTAAACTTTTAACAGACAAAACCGTAGAATCAGGAATAGTTGAAGCTGTATCATTATAAAACAATACATTTTGAACCAATTTAACAAACTCTAATCTATGCTCAATGCCTTTGAAATTATTTAAAATCTGAAGCGCATGATTAAGGTCTATATTTAAATAATACGAAACAAAAAAAGCAATAAGCTTGGGGGTCATTAAAACTGTTTTTGACTCATAAAAACTTCCAATCAACTTGTCATTAAAATATACTTCGCCCTTATTAGAATAAAAAATATCTTGATCAAAATCACAAGGATTAAATTCGGAAAATAAAATAACTTTGGCTTTTGATTCAAACTTTGAAAAATATTTGTAATAAGCCTTATCCTGAATAATCACAATTCCTGAAGTTTGATTTATAAAAATTTTTGACTTATCGACAATATAATCATCAAAATTTGAATAATAATTTTGGTGATCGTTGTAAACATTTGTAATAATGCTAAGAATAGGATTAAAATTCTCTAAAGATTGCAACTGCCAAGAAGAAAGCTCTAAAATCAAAGGAGATCTTCCATCAAGTTGGTCAAAAAAACTTAAAGGAGATACACCAATATTCCCCCCAAGTTTTACTTTTGGATATTTTTTTTTCAAAACCCGATACAAAAGAGACACAAGAGTTGATTTGCCTTTAGTACCTGTTACTGCAATTATAGGGTTCTTATTAAATATTAAAAATAAACTAATATCCGTTTCAACTCGTTTTGCAAGCTTTAAATATTTATTATTGGGTTTAACACTGGGATTTTTTACAACAATATCGGCTTTTTTAAAATCGTTTACATCGTGTTTACCTAAAACATACCTAATTTGATCATTAAAATCTCTTAAAGAATCAATACTTAAAGCTAACTCTGCCTCGCTTTTAAGATCAGTAATTACTAACTTTGCTCCATGCTTTAATAAAAATCTAGCAAGAGCTACTCCTCCTCCATTAAGCCCTAACCCCATGACTAAAAAATTCAAATTTTTAATTTCGTCTAAACGCACAATAAGATTATATCAAACCTACCAACTTGTTTTAATAGATTTAATCCACCTTTCACTATAAAAATAAGGAAGTGAAATAGCAAGTTTGATTGCATCCTCAAGAGCTGGAATAAAAACAATAATTTCAAAAGGTAAATTTGTATAATTTGCTAAAACGAAGGCAATAGGAATAGTATAAACAAATGTTACAGAACCTTCCATAATAGCGCCAAAACTTGGAGATGCTCCTGCACGAAAAAATCCAAAAAGATACTGAAAAGCAAGAGCCATAAAAAAAGCAGAAACAGAAGAATACCTCAAAATAATTCCTATAAGATGCGAATATTTTAATGTATAAAAAATATAAGGAGCAAAAAATGAAAACACAAACAATACAAAAGATGTTAAAAAAGCAAGCTTAAAGCCAATTTTACCTAAATAGATTGCAACTTTCATGACTTCTTTTTTACTATTATGCATTTCATAACCCATCATAATATTCAAAGAAATACAAAAGGAATTAATTATATTAAAGATAATAAAATAAATAGAAAAAGATATGCTATAAGCAGCATATCTATGTGTATCAATTCCTATAAAAATTGACGTCAATACAAGATAACCAAAAAACCAAATAAAATCATTTAAAAGGATTGGAATAAAAAATTTAATTAACTGAACAAACAACTTAACATTAATATTTAAATCATTAAG
This window contains:
- a CDS encoding 5'-methylthioadenosine/adenosylhomocysteine nucleosidase, whose amino-acid sequence is MNNFLIKFFLFLLVFSNSYIAFSRNINVLIVTAMDSELEQINNLMSNKEEIVLKEYGLNKKILKGKLSNRNVIAIVCGVGKVNAGVWTSYILSKYNISHVINSGVAGGVVTDKYKDIKVGDVVVSSDVAYHDVDLTKFGHKVGQLMGLPQKFSANKNLVNKATEAVKSNIVGVNAYSGLILSGDQFINPTYINKIIANFKDVIAVEMEGAAIGHVSHMFNVPFIVIRSISDIVNKEENELEYSKFLKLAAFNSAKVVQEILRIL
- the metG gene encoding methionine--tRNA ligase; translated protein: MKKMNLVTAALPYVNNIPHLGNLVQVLSADAFARYSKMSGIETLYVCGTDEYGTATETKALIEKTAPLELCNKYYEIHKSIYKWFNIEFDIFGRTTNKHHQEIVQNFFLKLEKNGYIKERETEQFFCNKDSIFLADRYVIGECPKCQSTAKGDQCENCSKLLNPIDLINPKCIICKNKPILKKTNHLYIDLPKIKTKLEKWIKNSTTNKNWNTNALKMTNAFLRDGLKERAITRDLKWGIPVPKKGYENKVFYVWFDAPIGYISITKNIVKNWESWWKNNEQVNLVQFIGKDNILFHTIIFPCIEIGSKENWTILNQLSSSEYLNYENLKFSKSEGTGIFGNDAISTGIPSDVWRFYIYYNRPEKSDFQFMWQDLMERVNTELIDNFSNLVNRVLTFQKKFFGDILETIEIQHKFWKQITPKYNKILNLFKKTELKSALKEILQISSFGNKIFQDNEPWKKKDSAPQETKELILNLIYLIRDLSILMMPFIPETSKKIQKFFGNSYQFSTKILGTKSGIKKIEFVEILFNKLEQKKINDLRLKYSGEKNMNEKEQPENLFREKVLLKVVKINKIERNSEAKNLFILKLDAGTNREKQIVSSLEGHYTEEELLGKHIIIVDNLKPAKFRGIKSEGMLIAAEDKNKNFKVIIVEDSIENPTAGERIILENDKNKDPICPPKIDINKFSKANIVTENGELKINGINLILEHSKNKILSKDIPNGIVC
- a CDS encoding lipid II:glycine glycyltransferase FemX, with protein sequence MIIKKIEIKEIEENYLQSELWALIKTTKNSNWKALAFKSDVLGKIVVMQRRLFKNFYLAYIPHPEFSNKTLENINIDKISKNIKEFSIKIKPYLHKNTIFLRFDLMYYYQRTLNDTYSPLKIKIKYLKKSFDDIQPSNTTILNLNNSLENILLNMKKKTRYNIKLSTKKNLNIIIDDKFEHLNTFYKLYKETSKRDKFAIHSEEYIQNLIKIFKQDKNAQIKLIIAFYNKIIISGIIVGIYKEKAVYLYGASSTEYRNLMPNYAVQFKAIQILKKLEIKEYDLLGIPPIANKNHPLFGLFGFKTGFGGNIIHRVGCYDFTYKNFIYKIYANLEKLRYFYYKVIRKKI
- the murD gene encoding UDP-N-acetylmuramoyl-L-alanine--D-glutamate ligase; translated protein: MRLDEIKNLNFLVMGLGLNGGGVALARFLLKHGAKLVITDLKSEAELALSIDSLRDFNDQIRYVLGKHDVNDFKKADIVVKNPSVKPNNKYLKLAKRVETDISLFLIFNKNPIIAVTGTKGKSTLVSLLYRVLKKKYPKVKLGGNIGVSPLSFFDQLDGRSPLILELSSWQLQSLENFNPILSIITNVYNDHQNYYSNFDDYIVDKSKIFINQTSGIVIIQDKAYYKYFSKFESKAKVILFSEFNPCDFDQDIFYSNKGEVYFNDKLIGSFYESKTVLMTPKLIAFFVSYYLNIDLNHALQILNNFKGIEHRLEFVKLVQNVLFYNDTASTIPDSTVLSVKSLKTNVGCINLIVGGTDKNLDFSSFSKIINLVKAWILIKGSATVKIINILKKSSIQYFVFDSLKDAVNYAFKISSPGDIVLFSPASASFELFNNEFDRGLQFKKLVNMLA
- a CDS encoding MATE family efflux transporter, coding for MYSLSASKKDKIYKDLLKIAIPTAIEFFLFNFISLTDNAMVSYLGDYPVAGVSLANKFFELFVTIGFAMVGAYNIIATRQYNQGDFKSFKNTFFISILTIILFSFPFILISRVNPFFLLRLISNDVQAVYYGAIYLNIAIFSFVFAIIKGLVANALKVVEIVKFQVYISIFSVLLNLILNYIFIFVFHMGVVGAAIATTVIRTLELIIYLIYTVFNKNSILNLKLNDLNINVKLFVQLIKFFIPILLNDFIWFFGYLVLTSIFIGIDTHRYAAYSISFSIYFIIFNIINSFCISLNIMMGYEMHNSKKEVMKVAIYLGKIGFKLAFLTSFVLFVFSFFAPYIFYTLKYSHLIGIILRYSSVSAFFMALAFQYLFGFFRAGASPSFGAIMEGSVTFVYTIPIAFVLANYTNLPFEIIVFIPALEDAIKLAISLPYFYSERWIKSIKTSW